GCTCTTCCAAAAGAAAGAAGGCTTAAACTACAGTTACCTTGGTGACTGGGAAGAGCGTGAAGGTAATAGCAATATTGAGGTAGAGTTGCTCACTAAATACTTAAAACGACAAGGCTACTCTCCTGCTCACATCAGTAAAGCTATTTTTGAATTGCAGTCAGTTGCAACCAACTTCAACGATAGCCTCTATACCACCAATAAAGAAGTTTACAAAAAGCTTCGCTTTGGTGTACAGGTAAAGGTAAACGCTGGCGACAACTACGAGACGGTAAAGCTCTTCAACTGGACTGATCCTCTAGACAATGACTTCGCCATAGCGGAAGAAGTAACCTACAAAGGCAACAAGACCAAGCGACCAGACATTGTAATCTATGTCAACGGTATTGCGTTAGCTGTACTGGAACTGAAACGTGGTATAATAGATATAGGCGAAGGCATCCGACAAAACATCACCAACCAACAAGACCGATTTATACAACCCTTCTTTTCTACCGTGCAGATCCTGTTTGCTGGCAACGATTCAGAAGGGCTACGCTACGGAACAATCAGTACAGAAGAGAAATGGTATTTAGGATGGAAAGAAGACGTTGATAATACTAGTCAACTTATGCTTGACAAGTACCTCCAAAAGATTTGTGACAAAGAACGGTTTATGGAGCTGTTGTACGACTTTGTGCTGTTTGACGGAGGCATTAAAAAACTACCCCGTGTGCATCAGTATTTCGGTGTAAAGGAAGCAGAGAAGTTTGTGAAGCGATACGAAGGTGGCATCATCTGGCATACACAAGGAAGTGGCAAGAGCTTGACTATGGTGTACCTAGCCAAGTGGATTTTGGAGAATAATCCAAATGCACGCATCGCCATCCTTACTGATAGAACCGAACTTGACAAACAGATAGAAGATGTATTCACCGATGCAGGAGAAAGCATCTACCGGACAAGTAGCGGAAGAGATTTAATGACTCAATTGAGTCAAGAAAAACCTCGATTGCTTTGTTCATTGGTTCACAAGTTTGGCAACAAAGACACCAAGAACTTCGACAAGTTCATCGCTGAACTGGCAGAGAACCCTTTTCCGGTAGCTGGTGAATTGTTTGTATTTGTAGATGAATGTCATCGTACTCAAAGCGGTAAGCTGCATCGCACCATGAAAGCCATGCTTCCAAACGCTGTGTTCATCGGTTTTACGGGAACTCCCCTACTCAAAAAAGACAAACAAACCAGTTTGGAAGTATTTGGTAAATACATCCATACCTATAAGTTCAACGAAGGTGTAGAAGATGGAGTCATCTTGGATTTGATGTACGAGCCACGAGACATAGACCAACGTCTGACATCTGAAAGCAAGGTAGATGAATGGTTTAAGGCAAAGACAAAAGGATTGAACGAATTCCAGACATCAGAGCTCAAAAAGAAATGGGGAACGATGCAGAATGTACTCAGCAGTCGTTCTCGCATGGAAAAGATCGTAGCAGACATCACCTTTGACTTTAGCACAAAGCGATTGCTTACATCTACACGAAGTAATGCTATTCTGGTCGCAAACTCCATTTATGAAGCGTGTGAATACTACAAGCTTTTTCAAAAGACAGAATTCAAAGGCAAGTGTGCTGTCATCACTTCCTACAACCCACATCATGGAGATGTAACCACCGAAGACACTGGAGCAAACACCGAGACCAAGAAAGAGGCAATTTACAACTTGTATGAAGAGATTCTAAAGGATGTAGAAACACTGCCAAACAAAACCAAGACTGAAAGCTATGAAGATTGGGCAAAGCTCAAATTCAGAAAAGAGCCTGCTAATATGAAACTGTTGGTGGTTGTCTCAAAACTGCTTACAGGTTTTGATGCTCCAAGTTGTGCTTACATCTACCTGGACAAAAGCATGCAAGATCATGGTTTGTTTCAAGCCATTTGTAGAACCAATCGTGTGAATGGAGAAGAAAAGGACTATGGCTATATAGTGGATTACAGAAATCTGTTTGATAGCGTTGGTGCAGCTATATCTGTTTACACCTCAGAGTTAGATATGGATGATTTTGATTCAAAGGACATTAGTGTCATGTTGGAAGATCGTCTGACTGTTGGAAAAAAGCGACTCGATGATTCCATTGAAGCGCTGGCTCTTTTGTGCGAACCTGTAAAGCCACCGAAAGGCACACTTCAATACATACACTACTTCTGTGGAAATCCGGAGAAAGAGGAAGACTTAAAGGAAACGGCCCCTCAGCGTACCGTGCTTTATAAAAACATAGTTGCTTTCATCAGAGCCTATGCTAACATAGCCGATGAAATGACCGAAGCGGGTTACTCAGTTAAAGAGGCAGCTGACATTCATAAAGAGCTAGACTTTTATCTAAAACTGCGTGAGGAAATCAAGAAGGCTTCAGGAGAAACATTGGATTTCAAAACATATGAAGCTGATATGAGGCATTTGATTGACACTTACATCCAAGCAGAAGATCCAGAGAACATATCCCCTTTTGGTGATATGTCTTTATTAGAGATAATAACGAATTCAGGTATTGGAGAAGCAATCGGTTCCTTACCCAAAGGGATCAAAGGAGATAAAGGAGCAATAGCAGAAACCATTGAAAATAACGTCCGAAAGAAGATTATTTCAGATCAATTGATAGATCCAGCCTTTTTCGAAAAAATGTCAAAGCTGCTTGCTGAGCTTATAAAAGAAAGGAAGGCTAATGCAGTAAGTTATGAGGAGTATTTAAAAAGAATTGCCGATTTGGCGAAACAGGTTAATGAAGGCAAAAATCCTGATACACCTCCAAAAATGGACACAAGTGGAAAACGAGCATTATATAACAATTTGAACGAGAATGAAGAGCTTGTGATAAAAATGGACGTAGCTCTAAAAACACAAAGTCCGGCAGATTGGAGAGGTATTAAGGCAAAAGAGAATATTGTTAAGAAAAATATTTATGACGTCCTCACTAAAGAAGAGGAAAATTTCGAGGCTGCTGAGCCAATATATAAATATGGTATTGAAGCAGAAGTAGTAAGAATATTTGAAATCGTTAAGAATCAACCAGAATATTGATGGAACAATTAGAGCTTGGTAACATCAGTATAGAGGTGGAACAAAAAGATATTAAGAACATTCATCTGAGTGTCTACCCACCTTACGGCAGAGTTCGTATTGCTGCACCCTCCAAAATGAAGATGGACACTATTCGTGTTTTCGTCATCTCCAAACTGCCATGGATTAAGAAACAACAAGAGTCCCTGCTTGCACAGGAACGAGAATCTCCACGAGAGTTCATTAATCGGGAAAGTCACTACTTCTTGGGCAAACGTTATCTACTAAAACTAATCGAAAATGATGAACCTCCAAAAGTAGAAATCGATCACAAATACATTCATCTGTACATCCGTAACGGAACAGACCAAACCAAACGGAAAGAAATTCTGGAAAGTTGGTACCGGATGGAATTAAAGAAGATAGTGCCAGATCTAATCGAGAAGTGGGAAAAGAAGATTGGTGTTCAAAGCAACGAATATAGGATCAAGCGAATGAAAACCAAATGGGGAACTTGTAACACAGAAGCAAAACGTATTTGGTTGAATCTAGAACTTGCTCGTAAACCAGTAGAATGCTTGGAGTACATCATTGTACATGAGCTTGTACACTTGCTTGAACGCAGTCACAACGCTCGCTTCATCAAATACATGGACGAATTCATGCCCAAGTGGCGATTTTATAGAGATGAATTAAACAGACTTCCTTACAGCCATGTGGATTGGGGGTATTGAATAGTTTTTAATTAAATTTTTATCAAATGAAGTATTTCTTAGACAAGTCTATAACTAAACAAATACAAGCCCTAATGAGAAGAGGGGGTCAATTTCAAAAAGCTGCTGAAAAAATCAAACAACTTGTTTTTGACATTAATAGCGGTGATCCTGATCCTTTTCGATCTTTAAGTACTACCAATCATGGAGAAACAAGGTTAAAAAACTGTGTCAAGTATGATCTTCAAGGTTACGCACGACTAATTACAATACAATCAAATGGAGAATGCATCCTGAAATTTTTAGGTACCCATGAAGAATGTGATAAATGGCTAAACAACAACAGAAACCTAAACTTAGGAATTGAAAAAGACTCGAAAGAAATTAAGGATGTCTACAAGTCGAAGAATATTCATTCTCCAGAAGAAAGAGTCGATCATGATTCCGATTACTCTGATGGGAAACTAGTAAAAAAAATAGGTGATCATTACCTTGATAAACTCTATGATCGAATTTCAATTAAACAATCTACAATTAGAAGTTTAGCAGAATTAGAGTCCACAAGTGAAGAAGATGAAATTCTAAGTTTATGTGAACAAATAGGTGAAAAGGCTGATCAAGAAGTAATTTTTGATGTCTTTATGGAATTAAGACACGGAAGTGTTGATCATGCAAAAAATAGGATCCTTGAATTTATTGATGAAATACAATTAATTGAAAAAGTTAAAGAGGAGGAAAAAGAAAACATCAATTCGAATGATCAATACCTGAGATTAGATGACCTAGAGGAAGAGGATCTTAAAATTCTGATGGACAATAAAAATTGGCATGATTGGATGTTATTTATGCACCCTGCCCAAAAACGAGTTGTTGATCAGGATTTTTCAGGTCCCGCAAGACTTCTAGGTGTTAGTGGGTCTGGAAAAACATGTGTAATCGTAAGAAGGTCCGTTAGATTAGCTAACAAATATCCCGACGAGAGAATTTTAATTCTTACACTTAACCGATCACTTGCCAAACTAATTAGAAACCTTGTTGATATTTTAATTGAAAGCAAAAGTCTTCCTGAGAAAACCAAAAGTCAAATTAAAGTTTCATCCTATTGGGAATTATGCCGTGAGTATATATTAAGGATAGATAAAGATCCCATGAGAGCTCGTCTCTATAATGACTTTGTTGATAAACATGAGGACAGTATTGATGAAATTTGGAGTGAGTTTTACAGATGCCAAAACAACAATTTTGACGCTGAAGTATTATTCCCTGTTCACCAATCTCTTCTATCCCGAGGAGTATTTCCCCAGAACTATATAAGACAGGAGTTTGACTGGATAAGAAGTGCCCTTCCAAATAAGGAAAGAAACAAATATTTATCAATTGAAAGAGATGGTAGATCGATCAATTTACCAGAGAATTACCGTGAAGCTATTTTAAACGGTCTAAAGAGTTGGGAAAAACATATGCCCGAAGTTGGAGTGACTGATTATTTAGGCCTATCCCAAAAAGTACTCAATTTTAAAGATCAAATTAAGGAAGAGTTTAAATGCATTTTAGTAGATGAATTTCAAGATTTTGGAACTATTGAAATGGAAGTCATTAGAAGGTTAGCACCAAAAGGTGAAAATGATTTATTCCTCTGTGGCGACATAGCGCAAGTTGTACATACAAAACATCACCGCATCAGGTCTGCTGGAATTAATATCATCCCCCAGAATTATCTTAAAATTGAAAAGAATTATAGAAATAGTAGGGAGATTTTAGCCGCAGCATATGAAGTATTTAAAAACAATACTACTTCTGAAATGTACCAACATGACGGGTTTGAGATTCTAAAGCCAGAATTTGCGAATTTCTCTTCTCCTAAGCCCTTTCTTAGACAAGCAAGTAGCCTAAGTAGGGCATTTATGTTTTCATGGGTATATCTAAATGATATTTTAGATTCAAAAAACCTTGAAAAGGCCTGTATTGCGATTTGTGGGTATTCGTATTATGATATAGACTTAATTGGTAAACAATTAAAGATTCCTGTTCTGGATGGTAAAATTGATTTATCAGGGGGAAATATATTTTTATCGGATTTAGAAAACACTAAAGGTTTTGAATTTGATAGAATGATCATACTTAACTGTAATGATCATGTAATTCCAAATCATGACTTACCAAAAGAAGAGTGGTTTAGAGAAATAAGTAAGTTTTATGTTGCAATGACAAGAGCTAAAAAAGAACTTATAGTCTCTTATAATAAAACAGCATCCTCCCTTTTCGATTCATGCAAAGACCTTTTTACAGAAGACAGATGGGTAGATCATGTCAATATTGATCTTATAAATGATGATTTCACTATGCCCTCCACCTCTGAAAATAATCTAAATAATGGATTTACGAATTTAATAGGTAAGGAGTTCCTTTACTCGAAAATCCCTATTGGGATAACTACTGAATTACAAAATAAAATTTTAGACACTGTTACTGGTAAAGATGCTTCTGATGGCTCAAAACCTTTAGAATGGCGTACTATTGGTAATTTGACAGTTTACATTAAAAGCAAAGGAAGAGACTACCCCCATTTATCACGTCTATTTGGACCAGAAAGAATAAAAGAGCTTGAAGACTTACTTTAGAATGATTTTTAATTTATGACTTCAGCGATGACAAAATATGCAGAGATATTCTCCAACATGCACGATAAATTTTGCTGAATATTTTGTTAGAAACTTCCTTTCATTTTGATAAATTAAATTTTCTCTGCCAATAACATATATAATGGGCTTTTTAAAAAGGAATATCATTTCATTCATCACATTAATTGCATTCATTTTGGTGCTAATTCTTTACTCAATTGAGCGCATAGAATTCAATTTATTTATAGGAAGTCTTGGAACCATTGTGACGATCTATTTCGGATTGATTCGATTTCAAATAGAGAATGATAAAATTTTTAAAGAGCTATTTACTTCATTTAATGGGAAGTATGATGAAAAATTTAACGACCTCATAAATGAATTAAAAACTGATCCAGATAAGACCTTAGAACAAGGTGAAATAAACCTCATTATTGATTATTTCAATTTATGTGCTGAAGAATATTTATGGTTTAGTAAAGGAAGAATACCTAAATCTGTTTGGAGGGCTTGGAAGTCTGGGATCATAGAGAATTTAAAAATCAAACAGGTAATGGATGTATTTGAAGTTGAAACCTCAACCAAAGAAGGAGAGATCTCCTTTTATGGTCTCGTAGAGGAATTGGGTAAGAGGGTTTAAGTAATATGAAATTTAACTTTTTAAAAAACATTAATATGTTATTTGGAAGTAAAGAATCAGCAAAAATCGAATTGTTTGAGAAATACAAGTTGCTAATAGCAGCCAGGAATTTTCACTATGAAAATTTCAACAAATGGTTGACATATTTTTACGTGGCAAATGCAGCAATATTTTTAGGCTATATCCAGATCATAACATCAAAAGAAACAGAATGCCCTGAAAAATATCAATTTGCTATACTTTCTCTAGGACTAATTGCAGGCATATTACTCTATTGGTCATCCAAGGGCTATTACTATTGGAATATTAACTATATCCTGCTTGTAAACTATTATGAAAAGGAGTTACTAGGATGGAAAGAAAGGGAGCGGATTTATTCCATGTTTGCAAACAAAAATGAACAAAACAGTTTCGCAAGTCCTGTCTCTGGAGCAAATTTCAGTACATCCAAAATAGCAATCTTATTTTCTTTCATCATTGCAACTTCATGGGGAGCTTTAATAATTAATTATACTGAGATACTATCAAAAATACCATTTATTAATCAATTCGATAGTGACCTAATAATCCCGATACTCCTTTCTGGTTTATTATTGATTGGGGTTTCTTGGTTATTTGGGTTAGGTAAAAACCATATACTTTGGAGCAATACTGATCCACTTCATGATTTAGAAATAAACCAAAAGAAACCATCCACAAACAGGGACATTATTTCATAAGAGACTAATTATTAAAAAATACAATAAACTTTTCAATGAAAAATTTTATTCAACAACTTAAAGACTACTGGAAATCAGAAGACTTAACATTCATTGCAACTTATACAAGACATAAAGGGGAGTCAGGATTTTTTAATGACTTTCTTAATCCGGTTAATAAATTCAAATTGTATTATCCGGAAATTGACGGAATAGAAATTGAAAATAAGCGTGTATCATTTTATCATCAGAAAGGTCCAGAATTAATTGATGGTCACTATTATAAAATTGAATTAGAATTCACAAATAGGCCTAATGGTAAGAATAATCCCTATTCATTAAAAATCAAAAACATTTCAAATCTCAATCAAGAATCCATCAAAGAATTTTTAGATGGGGACAAAGAGTCGAGTGAATATGAAGGCATTGAATTGTATGGATGCTACAACAGGAAAAATGAAAAGTTTGCTTCATTTGAAAATGTAATGTTCATTGATTCAGGCGAAATTTTAAAAAATCAAGGAGAAGCAATAAACGTTTTTGTATCTCCTAATATGAAATTGAAGGAAGGAGTGTATTACTCCTTTTTAATCAAAGAAAATGAAGGCAAACTTCCCAATGCAATTACTTCATCGATTAAGGAACTTGACTCAGATCCTTATGAAAAGCATATTGATTTTCGCTTTACTTATCTAAACAATCCTGGTGCAAATAAAAGCCTTGCCACAACCATGACAGAAATTGGCAAAGGTATGTATTCATCTAAGCAACGCATGATTTTTGAGCTCCTTCAAAATGCGGATGATGCTCCCGGAAGAGATAAAGTAGGGTTTCATATTGATTTCAAAGGAGATTATTTTTTTATAATGCATGACGGAGCCCCATTCAGTAAAAGTGACGTCGAGGCTATTACTAGATCTGGAGAAAGCACCAAACGAGATAAAAGAAAAGTAACTGGATATAAAGGAATTGGCTTCAAGTCAGTTTTCACCGACAGCTCGGAAGTATGGATTAAATCTGGTGGTTATCAGTTTGCCTTTCTAAGAGATAATAAGCTCTTTGAGGATTTTGACAGATTCTACTTTAGTGATGAAAGATACACCAAGTATCCAGATCTACTCATAAAAGATAAAGAAAAATATCAATTTGACAGGTTAAACTTTAAGGGATCAGAAGATATACCTTGGCAATTGATTCCAATTTGGCAAAAAAAACTTCCTCATGAATTTCAAGATACCAACTTTAACTTTTATAAAAATCCTGTTCAAATAGGCCTCAAATTCGGAAAATCACATATTGAAGACTACAAGGCTGCGATAGAGAATATTGTAAAAAAACCTCAATTTTTACTTTTTCTAAGAAACACTTCTAGATTTAATTCTCCTAAAAACCCTGTTATAGTAATACGAGAAGATGAAAATGAGCTCGTTGCTATTACCCTTTTGCAAGGACCAGTAGAAAAAAAATACTTATATAAAAAGCTTTCTTTTAAAGATATCCAAGTTTCAAATGAAGCTTTTTCGTCAAATGGTATTGGTCTATTAAAAGACTCGCAAGTAAATGATTATAATGAAATCACTTACTTCTTTACAGATTTGGAAGGAAATAAGATTACTACAATCCCTCCTAAAATAGCATCAGTTTCAGAAACAGAAGTATCTTTTGGGTTCTTAATACAAAATGGAAAATTAGTTTCTGAACCAGGTTATGCAACTTCAAATTCCCAATATTCGAGCTTATTCACATATCTTCCAATGGAAGATAAAAGATTCAAATTGCCATTCCTTGTAAATGGAGATTTTGTGCCAGATTCTCGAAGAGAAGAGATACAGGGTGATAACCTATGGAACAAGTATATTATGACTAAGGTAGCTGAGAAACATGTTGAAACCTTAGAAAAGTTTGCATTAGAATTTAAATCTGATAAGGTTTTTTACTCAGGTTATTTATCCTTGCTTCTAAAAGAACCGCTGCCAGGTGACGATTCGGCTCAACAAATCATAGATAGTTACAACGATAAATATTTAGAACAGCTTGAAATAAAGGAAATTATTGTTAATGATATTAATC
Above is a window of Algoriphagus machipongonensis DNA encoding:
- a CDS encoding RipA family octameric membrane protein translates to MLFGSKESAKIELFEKYKLLIAARNFHYENFNKWLTYFYVANAAIFLGYIQIITSKETECPEKYQFAILSLGLIAGILLYWSSKGYYYWNINYILLVNYYEKELLGWKERERIYSMFANKNEQNSFASPVSGANFSTSKIAILFSFIIATSWGALIINYTEILSKIPFINQFDSDLIIPILLSGLLLIGVSWLFGLGKNHILWSNTDPLHDLEINQKKPSTNRDIIS
- a CDS encoding UvrD-helicase domain-containing protein, translating into MKYFLDKSITKQIQALMRRGGQFQKAAEKIKQLVFDINSGDPDPFRSLSTTNHGETRLKNCVKYDLQGYARLITIQSNGECILKFLGTHEECDKWLNNNRNLNLGIEKDSKEIKDVYKSKNIHSPEERVDHDSDYSDGKLVKKIGDHYLDKLYDRISIKQSTIRSLAELESTSEEDEILSLCEQIGEKADQEVIFDVFMELRHGSVDHAKNRILEFIDEIQLIEKVKEEEKENINSNDQYLRLDDLEEEDLKILMDNKNWHDWMLFMHPAQKRVVDQDFSGPARLLGVSGSGKTCVIVRRSVRLANKYPDERILILTLNRSLAKLIRNLVDILIESKSLPEKTKSQIKVSSYWELCREYILRIDKDPMRARLYNDFVDKHEDSIDEIWSEFYRCQNNNFDAEVLFPVHQSLLSRGVFPQNYIRQEFDWIRSALPNKERNKYLSIERDGRSINLPENYREAILNGLKSWEKHMPEVGVTDYLGLSQKVLNFKDQIKEEFKCILVDEFQDFGTIEMEVIRRLAPKGENDLFLCGDIAQVVHTKHHRIRSAGINIIPQNYLKIEKNYRNSREILAAAYEVFKNNTTSEMYQHDGFEILKPEFANFSSPKPFLRQASSLSRAFMFSWVYLNDILDSKNLEKACIAICGYSYYDIDLIGKQLKIPVLDGKIDLSGGNIFLSDLENTKGFEFDRMIILNCNDHVIPNHDLPKEEWFREISKFYVAMTRAKKELIVSYNKTASSLFDSCKDLFTEDRWVDHVNIDLINDDFTMPSTSENNLNNGFTNLIGKEFLYSKIPIGITTELQNKILDTVTGKDASDGSKPLEWRTIGNLTVYIKSKGRDYPHLSRLFGPERIKELEDLL
- a CDS encoding type I restriction endonuclease subunit R; its protein translation is MPGEIERITQNRIVKLFQKKEGLNYSYLGDWEEREGNSNIEVELLTKYLKRQGYSPAHISKAIFELQSVATNFNDSLYTTNKEVYKKLRFGVQVKVNAGDNYETVKLFNWTDPLDNDFAIAEEVTYKGNKTKRPDIVIYVNGIALAVLELKRGIIDIGEGIRQNITNQQDRFIQPFFSTVQILFAGNDSEGLRYGTISTEEKWYLGWKEDVDNTSQLMLDKYLQKICDKERFMELLYDFVLFDGGIKKLPRVHQYFGVKEAEKFVKRYEGGIIWHTQGSGKSLTMVYLAKWILENNPNARIAILTDRTELDKQIEDVFTDAGESIYRTSSGRDLMTQLSQEKPRLLCSLVHKFGNKDTKNFDKFIAELAENPFPVAGELFVFVDECHRTQSGKLHRTMKAMLPNAVFIGFTGTPLLKKDKQTSLEVFGKYIHTYKFNEGVEDGVILDLMYEPRDIDQRLTSESKVDEWFKAKTKGLNEFQTSELKKKWGTMQNVLSSRSRMEKIVADITFDFSTKRLLTSTRSNAILVANSIYEACEYYKLFQKTEFKGKCAVITSYNPHHGDVTTEDTGANTETKKEAIYNLYEEILKDVETLPNKTKTESYEDWAKLKFRKEPANMKLLVVVSKLLTGFDAPSCAYIYLDKSMQDHGLFQAICRTNRVNGEEKDYGYIVDYRNLFDSVGAAISVYTSELDMDDFDSKDISVMLEDRLTVGKKRLDDSIEALALLCEPVKPPKGTLQYIHYFCGNPEKEEDLKETAPQRTVLYKNIVAFIRAYANIADEMTEAGYSVKEAADIHKELDFYLKLREEIKKASGETLDFKTYEADMRHLIDTYIQAEDPENISPFGDMSLLEIITNSGIGEAIGSLPKGIKGDKGAIAETIENNVRKKIISDQLIDPAFFEKMSKLLAELIKERKANAVSYEEYLKRIADLAKQVNEGKNPDTPPKMDTSGKRALYNNLNENEELVIKMDVALKTQSPADWRGIKAKENIVKKNIYDVLTKEEENFEAAEPIYKYGIEAEVVRIFEIVKNQPEY
- a CDS encoding M48 family metallopeptidase produces the protein MEQLELGNISIEVEQKDIKNIHLSVYPPYGRVRIAAPSKMKMDTIRVFVISKLPWIKKQQESLLAQERESPREFINRESHYFLGKRYLLKLIENDEPPKVEIDHKYIHLYIRNGTDQTKRKEILESWYRMELKKIVPDLIEKWEKKIGVQSNEYRIKRMKTKWGTCNTEAKRIWLNLELARKPVECLEYIIVHELVHLLERSHNARFIKYMDEFMPKWRFYRDELNRLPYSHVDWGY